Proteins from one Burkholderia oklahomensis C6786 genomic window:
- the scpB gene encoding SMC-Scp complex subunit ScpB: MNTQEAKIVLETALICAQEPLKLGDLRKLFADGMSADTVRTLLEDLKQEWTGRGVELIALASGWRFQSKPAMRAYLDRLHPEKPPKYSRAVLETLAIIAYRQPVTRGDIEEIRGVTVNTQVVKQLEDRGWIEVIGHRDVPGRPALYATTKQFLDDLGLKALDDLPALEEPAAHLEASLLAQQAIDFPDDARGDGGAVAGASDVDAGEAAAHAADPAVRPDEAVAPADVEAVDAAARAPDASSEGVDGSTARIADPTDNDERADVDASGDAAQASDDADASQRVGGDGGASEHAAGRIEAGKAVDSASVADEDVPASHEHVAAHGNAQDAADAATAPHAESAGHAVGERAESPVPANEYAHPVARADAAPADAANAASREAATDPAADRAMKEGQRAIGGIPHDAEPVPAQAEEALDDTSDSLADAVRSASEAAPERELQDDDEEPAKRRA; encoded by the coding sequence ATGAATACCCAAGAGGCGAAAATCGTCCTCGAGACTGCTTTGATCTGCGCGCAGGAACCGCTGAAGCTCGGCGATTTGCGCAAGCTCTTTGCCGACGGCATGTCGGCGGACACAGTCCGAACACTGCTCGAAGATCTGAAACAGGAATGGACCGGGCGCGGCGTCGAACTCATCGCGCTCGCGTCGGGCTGGCGCTTCCAGAGCAAGCCGGCGATGCGTGCGTACCTCGACCGGCTGCATCCGGAGAAGCCGCCGAAGTATTCGCGGGCCGTGCTGGAGACGCTCGCGATCATCGCGTACCGGCAGCCGGTCACGCGTGGCGACATCGAGGAAATCCGCGGCGTCACGGTGAACACGCAGGTCGTCAAGCAGCTCGAGGACCGCGGCTGGATCGAGGTGATCGGCCATCGCGACGTGCCGGGCCGTCCGGCGCTCTACGCGACGACGAAGCAGTTCCTCGACGATCTCGGGCTGAAGGCGCTCGACGATCTGCCAGCGCTCGAGGAGCCGGCCGCGCATCTGGAGGCAAGCCTTCTCGCGCAGCAGGCGATCGACTTTCCCGACGATGCGCGGGGCGACGGCGGAGCGGTGGCGGGCGCATCCGATGTGGATGCGGGCGAGGCGGCCGCGCATGCTGCGGATCCGGCGGTTCGGCCGGACGAAGCCGTGGCGCCGGCTGACGTCGAGGCGGTGGACGCCGCGGCACGCGCGCCCGACGCGTCGTCCGAAGGCGTTGACGGCTCGACGGCACGGATTGCCGATCCGACCGATAATGACGAACGAGCCGATGTCGATGCGAGCGGCGATGCGGCGCAAGCTTCCGACGATGCCGATGCGTCGCAGCGAGTCGGCGGCGATGGCGGTGCATCCGAGCACGCTGCCGGCCGCATCGAAGCCGGCAAAGCCGTCGATTCGGCATCGGTCGCTGACGAAGACGTACCCGCGTCGCATGAGCATGTGGCGGCGCATGGCAATGCGCAGGATGCAGCGGACGCCGCCACGGCGCCGCATGCCGAGTCGGCCGGCCACGCCGTCGGCGAGCGCGCCGAATCGCCCGTGCCGGCGAACGAATACGCACACCCTGTCGCGCGGGCGGACGCAGCTCCGGCCGACGCGGCAAATGCAGCAAGCCGCGAGGCGGCCACCGATCCGGCGGCGGACCGAGCGATGAAGGAAGGCCAACGCGCGATCGGCGGCATCCCGCACGATGCCGAGCCGGTCCCAGCGCAGGCGGAGGAGGCGTTGGACGACACGTCCGACAGTCTCGCCGACGCCGTGCGCAGTGCAAGCGAGGCGGCCCCCGAGCGCGAGCTGCAGGACGACGACGAAGAGCCTGCGAAGCGTCGCGCCTGA
- a CDS encoding LysR family transcriptional regulator → MNITLRQLRVFIEVARLKSFSRAGDEIGLTQSAVSRSVRELEGEIGLKLIDRTTRDVQLTDVGTNLIASVSRLLGDLDDTLREIREIGEQRRGRVIVAASPTIACRLMPRVVAACEQRFPFVALGLRDDVQSDVLRKVKSGEVDFGVVIGPLATNDLIDEPLMTDSFCLVVRADHPLAARDRVPWTALAGERLVLLDYASGSRPLIDAALATHRVAASVVQELGHSATVFGLIEAGVGVSVLPWLSLPLPAGSSLVARPLTPRAERTVELVRRRDRSLSPAADAVWGLVKEMPARVEDLN, encoded by the coding sequence ATGAATATCACGCTCAGGCAGTTGCGCGTGTTCATCGAAGTCGCGCGGCTCAAGAGCTTCAGTCGGGCCGGCGACGAGATCGGTCTCACGCAGTCGGCCGTGAGCCGGTCCGTGCGCGAGCTGGAAGGCGAGATCGGGCTCAAGCTGATCGACCGCACGACGCGCGACGTGCAGCTGACCGACGTCGGCACGAATTTGATCGCGAGCGTGTCGCGCCTGCTCGGCGACCTCGACGACACCTTGCGCGAGATCCGCGAGATCGGCGAGCAGCGTCGCGGGCGCGTGATCGTCGCGGCGAGCCCGACGATCGCGTGTCGGCTGATGCCGCGCGTCGTCGCCGCGTGCGAGCAGCGCTTTCCGTTCGTCGCGCTCGGCCTGCGCGACGACGTGCAGAGCGACGTGCTGCGCAAGGTAAAGTCGGGGGAGGTCGATTTCGGCGTCGTGATCGGGCCGCTTGCGACGAACGACTTGATCGACGAACCGTTGATGACCGATTCGTTCTGCCTCGTCGTGCGCGCCGATCATCCGCTTGCCGCGCGCGATCGCGTGCCGTGGACGGCGCTCGCGGGTGAGCGGCTGGTGCTGCTCGACTACGCGTCGGGCAGCCGGCCGCTGATCGACGCGGCGCTCGCGACGCATCGGGTCGCGGCGAGCGTCGTGCAGGAGCTCGGCCATTCGGCGACGGTGTTCGGCCTCATCGAGGCGGGCGTCGGCGTGAGCGTGCTGCCGTGGCTGTCGTTGCCGTTGCCGGCCGGCTCGTCGCTCGTCGCGCGGCCGTTGACGCCGCGCGCGGAGCGTACCGTCGAGCTCGTGCGGCGGCGCGACCGCTCGCTGTCGCCGGCGGCGGACGCGGTCTGGGGGCTCGTGAAGGAGATGCCGGCGCGCGTCGAGGATCTGAACTGA
- a CDS encoding DUF3443 domain-containing protein, protein MTIKIARCIAALAAMLAGCGGGGDGGSTTPNTNGNGVAPSTAANVQPVTVSAGVTGAANMLMTTVTVCVPNTSQCQTIDNVQVDTGSDGLRILASALPSSVALPIVPAAGAPITGACAVFGTGFTWGAVRRADVKIAGEVAPNVPIQVIADPSTPNTPADCTQSAGPMQTQGTLRANGILGIGLFVTDCGSACANTALSGWYYACTTSGACSNAAQPIAQQIANPVGAFTSDNNGSVIVLPAIPATGSATVNGSLIFGIGTQANNGLGSATPLATISSGAYVTSVLNGNTNMRTFFDSGSNGIFFADASLPQCGSWFCPGSTQTFGIALSSGNGASTKATTFQVASSQVLFSTFNFAFDDLAGPIGNVVDLGLPFFYGRSVYAAIETRPTPAGPGPYYAF, encoded by the coding sequence ATGACCATCAAGATCGCGAGGTGCATCGCCGCACTCGCGGCAATGCTCGCCGGATGCGGCGGCGGCGGCGACGGCGGCTCGACGACGCCGAACACGAACGGAAACGGGGTCGCGCCGTCCACCGCGGCGAACGTGCAGCCCGTCACCGTGTCGGCGGGCGTCACGGGCGCCGCGAACATGCTGATGACGACCGTCACCGTCTGCGTGCCGAACACGAGCCAATGTCAGACGATCGACAACGTGCAGGTCGACACCGGCTCGGATGGCTTGCGCATCCTCGCGTCGGCACTGCCGTCGAGCGTCGCGCTGCCGATCGTGCCGGCCGCGGGCGCGCCGATCACGGGCGCATGCGCGGTGTTCGGCACCGGCTTCACGTGGGGCGCCGTGCGCCGCGCCGACGTGAAGATCGCAGGCGAAGTCGCGCCGAACGTTCCGATCCAGGTGATCGCCGATCCAAGCACGCCGAACACGCCTGCAGACTGCACGCAAAGCGCCGGGCCGATGCAAACGCAAGGAACGCTGCGTGCGAACGGCATTCTCGGCATCGGCCTCTTCGTCACCGACTGCGGGTCCGCGTGTGCGAATACCGCGTTGTCCGGCTGGTATTACGCGTGCACGACGAGCGGCGCATGCTCGAACGCGGCGCAGCCGATTGCGCAGCAGATCGCGAATCCGGTCGGCGCGTTCACGAGCGACAACAACGGCTCGGTGATCGTGCTGCCGGCGATTCCGGCAACCGGCTCGGCGACGGTCAACGGCTCGCTGATCTTCGGCATCGGCACGCAGGCGAACAACGGACTCGGCTCGGCGACGCCGCTCGCGACGATCTCGTCGGGCGCCTACGTGACGAGCGTACTGAACGGCAACACCAACATGCGCACGTTCTTCGACAGCGGCTCGAACGGGATCTTCTTCGCGGATGCGTCGCTGCCGCAATGCGGATCGTGGTTTTGTCCGGGCAGCACGCAGACCTTCGGCATCGCGCTCAGCAGCGGCAACGGCGCGTCGACGAAAGCGACGACGTTCCAGGTCGCCAGCTCGCAAGTGCTGTTCTCGACGTTCAATTTCGCGTTCGACGATCTTGCCGGTCCGATCGGCAACGTCGTCGATCTGGGACTGCCGTTCTTCTATGGACGCAGCGTCTATGCCGCGATCGAAACGCGGCCGACGCCTGCGGGACCCGGGCCATACTATGCGTTCTAG
- a CDS encoding DUF2844 domain-containing protein — protein MNNKKSFPPTRRRLARVLLVAAAVALAPAAAQSQLGSTAPNSSARTFAQTSPPLFSGAVTMRSHVDAGGTTIREYATRTGLVFAYTWDGPTSPNLRQLLGERFATYQSHAVSTDARARTGLHAGRVAQSDFVVEAGGRMRAYVGRAWLPGAVPSGVSIDDLQ, from the coding sequence ATGAACAACAAGAAGTCGTTCCCCCCCACGCGGCGCCGCCTGGCGCGCGTCCTTCTCGTTGCCGCCGCCGTCGCGCTCGCGCCCGCCGCCGCGCAATCGCAACTCGGCAGCACTGCCCCGAACTCGTCCGCCCGCACGTTCGCGCAAACGTCGCCCCCGCTGTTCAGCGGCGCCGTCACGATGCGCAGCCACGTCGACGCGGGCGGCACGACGATTCGCGAGTACGCGACGCGCACCGGACTGGTCTTCGCGTACACGTGGGACGGCCCGACGTCGCCCAACCTGCGGCAGCTTCTCGGCGAACGCTTCGCGACCTACCAAAGCCACGCCGTCTCGACGGACGCGCGCGCCCGCACGGGACTCCATGCCGGGCGCGTCGCGCAATCGGATTTCGTCGTCGAAGCCGGCGGTCGCATGCGCGCGTACGTCGGCCGTGCGTGGCTGCCCGGCGCGGTGCCGTCCGGCGTGTCGATCGACGATCTGCAGTAA
- a CDS encoding putative quinol monooxygenase, whose translation MSEVAVVAIIVAKPGAEAKLLEQLEGIVGPTRKEAGALQYDLHRDLQEPRRFIFIERWTSEAALAAHARSAHIDAYKRAAADWIESAEIRVASKIA comes from the coding sequence ATGTCCGAAGTCGCCGTCGTCGCGATCATCGTCGCAAAGCCGGGTGCGGAAGCGAAGCTGTTGGAACAGCTCGAGGGAATCGTCGGACCGACGCGCAAAGAAGCGGGCGCGTTGCAGTACGATCTGCACCGCGATCTTCAGGAGCCACGCCGTTTCATCTTCATCGAGCGCTGGACGAGCGAAGCCGCGCTCGCTGCCCATGCGCGATCCGCGCATATCGACGCGTACAAGCGTGCTGCGGCGGACTGGATCGAGAGTGCGGAGATTCGCGTCGCGTCGAAGATTGCGTAG
- the rluB gene encoding 23S rRNA pseudouridine(2605) synthase RluB, producing the protein MTDTHDIDSSESAHAVATARADGAPEQSAQDAGGEDRPRRGLRRGPRSLIARRRAAAKSKNTDNAESAEAAATGDADAGADAAKAPTRAPRGKDAAAKTPRKPAAGKREGAARQGQAKRGAAAPAAEAAAPAETGQDDLFAYVISPAFDADNNASGGGVRAPMLRRGRQAQPKRVLSPDDDAPKLHKVLAEAGMGSRREMEELIIAGRVSVNGEPAHIGQRIMPTDQVRINGKPVKRKLPNKPPRVLLYHKPTGEIVSHADPEGRPSVFDRLPTMKTAKWLAVGRLDFNTEGLLMLTTSGDLANRFMHPRYSVEREYAVRVVGELPEASRQKLLHGVELDDGPANFLRIRDGGGEGTNHWYHVALAEGRNREVRRMFEAVGLMVSRLIRTRHGPIPLPRGLKRGRWEELDEAQVRRLMAAVGLKAPTEEKGKRGGVTERRQPDPMQTSMGFINREPVLTTHGQLDQPRRGRRGPAGGGFGAGAGGYAGLPGYGGGGARQGGRDVDGNRASYGAGGNKRGAGKGGRSGSGNGNRAEGNAGGARGGQRTPPQRNRTRGR; encoded by the coding sequence TTGACTGATACCCACGACATCGATTCGTCCGAATCCGCGCATGCCGTCGCGACGGCGCGCGCCGACGGCGCACCCGAGCAGTCCGCTCAGGATGCGGGCGGCGAAGACCGCCCGCGCCGCGGCTTGCGGCGCGGCCCGCGCAGCTTGATCGCACGCCGCCGCGCGGCAGCGAAGTCGAAGAACACCGACAACGCGGAGAGCGCCGAGGCGGCCGCGACCGGCGACGCCGATGCGGGCGCCGATGCCGCGAAGGCGCCGACGCGCGCGCCGCGCGGCAAGGACGCCGCGGCGAAGACGCCCCGCAAGCCGGCGGCCGGCAAGCGCGAGGGCGCGGCGCGGCAAGGCCAGGCGAAGCGCGGCGCGGCGGCTCCGGCGGCCGAGGCGGCTGCGCCCGCCGAGACCGGCCAGGACGATCTGTTCGCTTATGTGATTTCGCCGGCGTTCGACGCCGACAACAATGCGTCGGGCGGCGGCGTGCGCGCGCCGATGCTGCGCCGTGGCCGCCAGGCCCAGCCGAAGCGCGTGCTGTCGCCGGACGACGACGCGCCGAAGCTGCACAAGGTGCTCGCCGAAGCCGGGATGGGCTCGCGGCGCGAGATGGAGGAGCTGATCATCGCCGGCCGCGTGTCGGTGAACGGCGAGCCGGCGCACATCGGCCAGCGGATCATGCCGACCGATCAGGTCCGGATCAACGGCAAGCCGGTCAAGCGCAAGCTGCCGAACAAGCCGCCGCGCGTGCTGCTGTATCACAAGCCGACGGGCGAGATCGTGAGCCACGCGGATCCGGAGGGCCGCCCGTCGGTGTTCGACCGGCTGCCGACGATGAAGACCGCGAAGTGGCTCGCGGTCGGCCGGCTCGACTTCAACACCGAAGGCCTGCTGATGCTGACGACGTCGGGCGACCTCGCGAACCGCTTCATGCATCCGCGCTACAGCGTCGAGCGCGAGTACGCGGTGCGCGTCGTCGGCGAGCTCCCCGAGGCGTCGCGCCAGAAGCTGCTGCACGGCGTCGAGCTCGACGACGGTCCGGCGAACTTCCTGCGCATCCGCGACGGCGGGGGCGAGGGCACGAATCACTGGTATCACGTTGCGCTCGCCGAAGGGCGCAACCGCGAAGTGCGGCGGATGTTCGAGGCGGTCGGCCTGATGGTGAGCCGCCTGATCCGCACGCGCCACGGCCCGATCCCGCTGCCGCGCGGCCTGAAGCGCGGCCGCTGGGAGGAGCTCGACGAAGCTCAGGTGCGTCGTCTGATGGCGGCCGTCGGCCTGAAGGCGCCGACCGAGGAGAAGGGCAAGCGCGGCGGCGTGACCGAGCGCCGCCAGCCCGATCCGATGCAGACGTCGATGGGCTTCATCAATCGCGAGCCGGTGCTGACGACCCACGGCCAGCTCGACCAGCCGCGGCGCGGCCGTCGCGGTCCGGCGGGCGGCGGCTTCGGCGCCGGCGCGGGCGGCTACGCCGGCCTGCCGGGCTACGGTGGCGGCGGCGCGCGCCAGGGCGGCCGCGACGTCGACGGCAATCGCGCGTCCTACGGCGCGGGCGGCAACAAGCGCGGCGCCGGCAAGGGCGGCCGCAGCGGCAGTGGCAACGGCAATCGCGCCGAAGGCAACGCGGGCGGCGCACGCGGCGGCCAGCGCACGCCGCCGCAGCGCAATCGTACGCGGGGCCGCTGA
- the bamC gene encoding outer membrane protein assembly factor BamC, with amino-acid sequence MTDLRLTKRFAALLATGVFVAGCSSPSPTKIDYKSDSKSKEVSLAVPPNMLDETPDQRSLPPQGGATSLSSLQQVQQAAPPAEAVAPAVPGMRIQRDGTESWLVIDDKVPAQVWPQVRRFWQEQGFLLVVEQRDKGVMETDWNETHPQINDGLIRGVISKAMGNSYVTAERNKYRTRLDAAPNGGTYIFISQKGMREALTGANNDSSKWEPKPNDPGLETEYLKRLMAVLAQNDARVKAGGVPITDDAAPASGAKASSSKSRDAAAAIAAQNVASASTSRGPSEAAVPDVPPEVTLAEPYDRSWLHVGLALDRANFTVDDRDRTKGVYYVRYVDPKDLSVEEQGFWSQLFHGKKEKKAKQYLVNVKAVTEDQTRVAIVDDKGNVDASAPARQIMSLLVNQLR; translated from the coding sequence ATGACTGATCTTCGTCTTACCAAGCGGTTCGCAGCACTGCTTGCAACCGGCGTGTTCGTCGCCGGCTGCAGTTCGCCGTCGCCTACGAAAATCGACTACAAGAGCGATTCGAAATCGAAGGAGGTGTCGCTCGCGGTGCCGCCCAACATGCTCGACGAGACGCCGGATCAGCGTTCGCTGCCGCCGCAGGGCGGAGCGACCTCGCTTTCCAGCCTGCAGCAGGTCCAGCAGGCCGCGCCGCCCGCCGAGGCGGTCGCGCCCGCCGTGCCCGGCATGCGCATCCAGCGCGACGGCACCGAAAGCTGGCTCGTGATCGACGACAAGGTGCCTGCGCAAGTCTGGCCCCAGGTGCGTCGTTTCTGGCAGGAGCAGGGCTTCCTGCTCGTCGTCGAGCAGCGCGACAAGGGCGTGATGGAAACCGACTGGAACGAAACGCATCCGCAGATCAACGACGGCCTGATCCGCGGCGTGATTTCGAAGGCGATGGGCAACTCGTACGTGACGGCGGAGCGCAACAAGTACCGCACGCGCCTCGACGCGGCGCCGAACGGCGGCACGTACATCTTCATCAGCCAGAAGGGGATGCGCGAGGCGCTGACGGGCGCGAACAACGATTCGAGCAAGTGGGAGCCGAAGCCGAACGATCCCGGTCTCGAAACCGAATACCTGAAGCGCCTGATGGCCGTGCTCGCGCAGAACGATGCGCGCGTGAAGGCGGGCGGCGTGCCGATCACGGACGATGCGGCGCCCGCGAGCGGCGCGAAGGCGTCGAGCAGCAAGAGCAGGGATGCGGCGGCGGCGATCGCTGCGCAGAACGTCGCAAGCGCGTCGACGTCGCGCGGTCCGAGCGAAGCGGCGGTGCCCGACGTGCCGCCCGAAGTGACGCTTGCCGAGCCGTACGACCGTTCGTGGCTGCACGTCGGCCTCGCGCTCGATCGCGCGAACTTCACGGTCGACGATCGCGACCGCACGAAGGGCGTGTACTACGTCCGCTACGTCGATCCGAAGGATCTGAGCGTCGAGGAGCAGGGCTTCTGGAGCCAGTTGTTCCACGGCAAGAAGGAAAAGAAGGCGAAGCAGTACCTCGTCAACGTGAAGGCCGTGACCGAGGATCAGACTCGCGTCGCGATCGTCGACGACAAGGGCAATGTCGATGCGTCGGCACCCGCGCGGCAGATCATGTCGCTCCTCGTCAATCAGCTGCGCTGA
- a CDS encoding YdcF family protein, producing the protein MILFNTFGLLFVVFLLCRKRRGAIAILVAGVALLWLIASGWLAAPLVALAESGVRPVARPTMTGNTAIVMLGAGIKRRDGVAAPTHDALARIDKTAELYSACQRTAARCTVVVSGGDPQFRGITEADTYARYLLARGVANGDLIREQRSHTTYENARFTAAILRAQHYDDLILVTSSYQMRRALLDFARFGIAPQPVYANRRVAQLGWLPRTGNLVNAEQALHEILGIAQFHVYRRLGWF; encoded by the coding sequence TTGATTCTGTTTAACACATTTGGACTTCTCTTCGTCGTTTTTCTGCTCTGCCGCAAACGCCGCGGCGCGATCGCGATACTCGTCGCGGGCGTCGCGCTCTTGTGGCTGATCGCGTCCGGCTGGCTCGCCGCGCCGCTCGTCGCGCTCGCGGAATCGGGCGTACGGCCGGTCGCCCGTCCGACGATGACGGGCAACACCGCAATCGTGATGCTCGGCGCGGGCATCAAGCGCCGCGACGGCGTCGCGGCGCCGACGCACGACGCGCTCGCCCGCATCGACAAGACCGCCGAACTCTATTCGGCATGCCAACGAACGGCGGCGCGCTGCACGGTCGTCGTGTCGGGCGGCGATCCGCAGTTCCGCGGCATCACCGAAGCAGACACGTATGCGCGCTATCTGCTCGCACGCGGCGTTGCGAACGGCGACCTGATCCGCGAGCAGCGCAGCCACACGACCTACGAAAACGCGCGCTTCACTGCTGCCATATTACGCGCCCAACATTACGATGATCTGATTCTCGTCACTTCGTCTTACCAGATGCGGCGCGCGCTCCTCGATTTCGCGCGGTTCGGGATCGCGCCGCAGCCCGTCTACGCGAACCGCCGGGTCGCGCAGCTCGGCTGGCTGCCGCGCACCGGCAACCTTGTCAACGCCGAGCAGGCGCTGCACGAAATCCTCGGCATTGCGCAATTCCATGTGTATCGCCGTCTCGGCTGGTTCTAG
- a CDS encoding transposase — protein sequence MMLFDDLRDNEWALLEGLFCSEPARSERRGRPRVEARSVVNAVLWVLSTGEGWSKLPGRYPSPPTCRRRFDEWQADGTLAEVVKRLGSSGRQISLRGRIGASAVKPPAPPSRDRLRGAFWTNPESWRAPVKMA from the coding sequence ATGATGCTGTTCGACGATTTGAGAGACAACGAATGGGCGCTGCTCGAGGGACTCTTCTGCTCCGAGCCCGCACGCAGTGAGCGCCGCGGTCGTCCCCGCGTGGAAGCGCGCTCGGTGGTGAACGCCGTTCTTTGGGTGCTGTCGACGGGCGAAGGCTGGTCGAAGCTGCCCGGCCGCTATCCGTCGCCGCCGACCTGCCGTCGACGCTTCGACGAATGGCAGGCCGACGGCACGCTCGCCGAAGTGGTGAAGCGCCTCGGCTCGAGCGGCCGCCAGATCTCGCTGCGCGGACGCATCGGCGCGAGCGCGGTGAAACCGCCCGCACCGCCGAGCCGCGATCGTCTGCGCGGCGCGTTCTGGACCAATCCGGAATCCTGGCGCGCTCCCGTCAAGATGGCATGA